The following are encoded in a window of Arthrobacter woluwensis genomic DNA:
- a CDS encoding peptidoglycan D,D-transpeptidase FtsI family protein, with protein sequence MRTGKTKQQETARRVQLRLRIGLGIMLTLLLVVGGQLVLIQGFDVGGLAEAAQAKRSRTIELPAQRGSIVDAKGTVLANSIIRYDVVIDPKQNTSVDSFRRADPQDPKKTIKISRDQGLRDLAGLLKMPFEDVKKAATGTSQYKLLARGVKPETADAILELSVPGVVTQGTSQRVYPNGAVAGGIIGFLKDGKDGIAGIEQTQNSVLTGTPGSRSFEMGADGLVIPVAPDHITPAKNGRTVKLTLDSDLQYYAQQVIQTQVNNLGAEWGSVVVQEVKTGKIVAMADTNTPDPNNPGGVDAKDRGVRSVTAALEPGSVEKPLVAAALLEEGKSKPMEQFSIPNSYTVNGQTFEDSFSHPTFNRTLAGILGYSLNTGTVMAGQRLSKQERYDWLRRFGIGQAPNVPLPGVAGGILSKPDQWDGRQEFTVLFGQGVSQSVLQTVMAYQSIANDGVMLEPRLVDGYINEDGTEEKAPTGPSRQVISKSTAKQTRDMLESVVTEGEWKDAAIPGYRVGAKTGTSESPCDNGRPGFCGYTASIVGMAPMDNPQYIVEVLVQRPQDKIFGIDGADIFRSVMGQVLRVNNVPPSTGKPVHLDQFGPGGSSGTGK encoded by the coding sequence GTGAGGACAGGCAAGACCAAACAGCAGGAGACCGCGCGGCGCGTCCAGCTCCGTCTCCGCATCGGCCTGGGCATCATGCTCACGCTGCTCCTCGTGGTGGGTGGTCAGCTCGTCCTCATCCAGGGGTTCGACGTCGGCGGGCTGGCCGAGGCCGCCCAGGCCAAGCGGTCCCGGACCATCGAACTGCCGGCCCAGCGCGGCTCGATCGTCGACGCCAAGGGCACCGTCCTCGCGAATTCGATCATCCGCTACGACGTGGTGATCGACCCGAAGCAGAACACCAGCGTGGACAGCTTCCGGCGGGCGGACCCGCAGGACCCCAAGAAGACCATCAAGATCAGCCGCGACCAGGGTCTCCGTGACCTGGCCGGCCTGCTCAAGATGCCCTTCGAGGACGTCAAGAAGGCCGCCACCGGAACCTCTCAGTACAAGCTCCTGGCCCGGGGCGTGAAGCCCGAGACCGCCGACGCGATCCTCGAACTGTCCGTGCCCGGCGTCGTCACGCAGGGCACCAGCCAGCGGGTCTACCCGAACGGCGCCGTGGCCGGCGGCATCATCGGCTTCCTCAAGGACGGCAAGGACGGCATCGCCGGGATTGAGCAGACCCAGAACTCGGTGCTGACGGGCACCCCCGGGTCCCGCAGCTTCGAGATGGGCGCAGACGGGCTCGTGATCCCCGTGGCGCCGGACCACATCACCCCGGCCAAGAACGGCAGGACGGTCAAGCTCACCCTCGACAGCGATCTGCAGTACTACGCGCAGCAGGTCATCCAGACCCAGGTGAACAACCTGGGCGCGGAATGGGGCAGCGTCGTGGTGCAGGAAGTGAAGACCGGCAAGATCGTGGCCATGGCGGACACCAACACCCCGGATCCGAACAACCCCGGTGGAGTGGACGCCAAGGACCGTGGTGTCCGCTCGGTCACGGCGGCCCTGGAACCCGGCTCCGTGGAGAAGCCCCTCGTGGCGGCCGCTCTCCTCGAGGAGGGCAAGTCCAAGCCCATGGAGCAGTTCTCCATCCCCAACAGCTACACGGTCAACGGGCAGACGTTCGAGGACTCCTTCAGCCACCCGACCTTCAACAGGACCCTCGCGGGCATCCTCGGCTACTCCCTGAACACGGGAACCGTGATGGCCGGCCAGCGGCTGAGCAAGCAGGAACGCTACGACTGGCTCCGCCGCTTCGGCATCGGCCAGGCTCCGAACGTGCCGCTGCCCGGCGTGGCCGGTGGCATCCTCAGCAAGCCGGACCAGTGGGACGGCCGTCAGGAGTTCACCGTCCTGTTCGGGCAGGGCGTCTCGCAGTCCGTCCTGCAGACCGTGATGGCCTACCAGAGCATCGCCAACGACGGCGTGATGCTGGAACCGCGGCTCGTCGACGGGTACATCAATGAGGACGGCACGGAGGAGAAGGCCCCGACGGGCCCGTCCCGCCAGGTCATCTCCAAGTCCACCGCCAAGCAGACCCGGGACATGCTCGAGAGCGTCGTCACGGAAGGCGAGTGGAAGGACGCCGCCATCCCCGGCTACCGCGTGGGCGCCAAGACCGGCACCTCCGAGTCACCCTGTGACAACGGCCGGCCCGGTTTCTGCGGGTACACCGCGTCGATCGTCGGCATGGCCCCGATGGACAACCCCCAGTACATCGTCGAGGTGCTCGTGCAGCGGCCGCAGGACAAGATCTTCGGCATCGACGGCGCCGACATCTTCCGCTCGGTCATGGGCCAGGTGCTCCGCGTGAACAACGTCCCGCCGTCCACCGGCAAGCCCGTGCATCTGGACCAGTTCGGCCCTGGAGGCTCCTCCGGCACCGGCAAGTGA
- the rsmH gene encoding 16S rRNA (cytosine(1402)-N(4))-methyltransferase RsmH: protein MSGSRPTSERHIPVLKERCLMLLAPGFDAARGRGERPVVIDATLGMGGHSEALLQRHEDLHLIGIDRDEEALALAGERLSPFQGRTSLVHAVYDEIPDVLDELGIPAVHGVLMDLGVSSLQLDERERGFAYSYDAPLDMRMDTSRGQTAADVVNEYEEQDLIRLIRTWGEEKFAGRIARSIVSRRAETPFTTTGELVEAIRAVVPAAAARNSGHPAKRTFQALRIEVNEELDVLERAVPAAVDAIALGGRVVVMSYHSLEDKIVKRTFQSRSTSSAPHGFPVELEQHKPELKTITKGTEQPTEAEIAENPRAASARLRAAERIKDRRTA from the coding sequence ATGAGCGGGTCAAGGCCCACCTCCGAACGTCACATCCCTGTCCTCAAAGAACGTTGCCTCATGCTGCTGGCCCCCGGCTTCGATGCAGCACGTGGACGCGGGGAGCGTCCCGTGGTCATCGACGCCACCCTCGGCATGGGCGGCCACTCGGAAGCCCTGCTCCAGCGTCACGAGGACCTCCACCTGATCGGCATCGACCGTGACGAGGAAGCCCTGGCGCTGGCCGGCGAGCGGCTCAGTCCCTTCCAGGGACGGACGAGCCTCGTGCACGCCGTGTACGACGAGATCCCCGACGTCCTCGACGAACTCGGGATCCCCGCGGTCCACGGTGTCCTCATGGACCTCGGCGTGTCCTCCCTCCAGCTCGATGAGCGGGAGCGGGGGTTCGCCTACTCCTATGACGCGCCTCTGGACATGCGCATGGACACCAGCCGCGGCCAGACCGCCGCTGACGTGGTCAACGAGTACGAGGAGCAGGACCTCATCCGCCTGATCCGCACCTGGGGTGAGGAGAAGTTCGCGGGCAGGATCGCCCGCAGCATCGTCTCCCGCCGGGCCGAGACTCCGTTCACCACGACCGGTGAACTGGTCGAGGCCATCCGGGCCGTGGTGCCGGCCGCCGCGGCACGCAACAGCGGTCACCCCGCCAAGCGGACTTTCCAGGCGCTGCGCATCGAGGTGAACGAGGAGCTGGACGTTCTCGAACGTGCCGTCCCGGCCGCGGTGGACGCCATTGCGCTCGGAGGCCGCGTGGTCGTGATGTCCTACCACTCGCTGGAGGACAAGATCGTCAAGCGGACCTTCCAGTCCCGCTCCACCTCGTCGGCGCCGCACGGATTCCCGGTGGAACTCGAGCAGCACAAGCCGGAACTCAAGACCATCACCAAGGGCACCGAACAGCCCACCGAAGCAGAGATCGCGGAAAACCCCCGTGCGGCCTCGGCCCGCCTTCGTGCGGCCGAACGCATCAAGGACAGGAGGACGGCATGA
- a CDS encoding polyprenyl synthetase family protein, whose amino-acid sequence MTTAAQPGPSSEVNAEQALFVAAVNEQLDDFLDRQRHLVSGVSADVAPLLDSIRTLVSGGKRMRALLAYWGFRAAGGAAQAEEAVQAGVALELFQAAALIHDDIIDRSATRRGRPSVHQSFTDLHQESGWMLDPERFGHAAGILTGDLCLSFSEEAFSEIGQATSSGTVARGIFNRMRAEVMAGQYLDILEEVAGPLRTVEGAAERARTVIRFKSAKYSTEHPLALGGAIAGAPQELLDGFSRFSLPLGEAFQLRDDELGVFGDPLTSGKPAGDDLREGKRTLLVAFMRELGTPDQVKSLEAALGHPELSDDDVARVRADMTACGALGAVEAEIDSLSTASFTALDALPISDLPRQALRSLAESAVQRSS is encoded by the coding sequence ATGACCACGGCAGCACAGCCCGGACCGAGTTCAGAGGTGAACGCCGAGCAGGCCCTCTTCGTCGCCGCGGTGAACGAACAGCTCGACGACTTCCTGGACCGGCAGCGTCATCTGGTGTCCGGGGTCTCCGCGGACGTGGCACCCCTTCTCGACTCCATCCGGACCCTCGTCAGCGGCGGCAAGCGGATGCGGGCCCTCCTGGCGTACTGGGGATTCCGGGCCGCAGGCGGCGCGGCACAGGCCGAGGAAGCCGTGCAGGCCGGCGTCGCACTCGAACTCTTCCAGGCCGCGGCGCTGATCCACGACGACATCATCGACCGCTCGGCCACCCGTCGCGGCCGGCCCAGCGTGCATCAGTCCTTCACCGATCTGCATCAGGAGTCCGGCTGGATGCTGGACCCGGAACGCTTCGGTCACGCCGCGGGCATCCTCACCGGGGATCTCTGCCTGTCGTTCAGCGAAGAGGCCTTCTCGGAGATCGGGCAGGCCACGAGCTCCGGCACCGTGGCGCGCGGCATCTTCAACCGTATGCGGGCCGAGGTCATGGCCGGGCAGTACCTCGACATCCTCGAAGAGGTCGCCGGGCCGCTCCGCACCGTGGAAGGTGCGGCGGAACGGGCACGCACGGTCATCCGCTTCAAGTCGGCCAAGTACTCGACGGAGCATCCCCTGGCCCTCGGCGGCGCCATCGCGGGAGCTCCCCAGGAGCTGCTGGACGGCTTCTCCCGCTTCTCCCTCCCGCTCGGCGAAGCGTTCCAGCTCCGGGACGACGAACTCGGCGTCTTCGGCGATCCTCTCACCTCGGGCAAACCGGCCGGTGACGATCTGAGGGAGGGCAAGCGCACCCTGCTGGTCGCCTTCATGCGCGAGCTGGGGACGCCAGACCAGGTCAAGTCACTGGAAGCGGCCCTCGGCCATCCCGAACTCAGCGACGACGACGTGGCCCGGGTCCGCGCCGACATGACGGCCTGTGGCGCGCTGGGCGCCGTCGAGGCGGAGATCGACTCGCTCAGCACGGCGAGCTTCACCGCACTGGACGCCCTCCCCATCTCGGACCTGCCACGTCAGGCACTGCGGTCACTGGCCGAGTCGGCGGTGCAACGCAGCTCCTGA
- the mraZ gene encoding division/cell wall cluster transcriptional repressor MraZ, with protein sequence MFLGTHSPRLDEKGRIILPAKFREELANGLVLTRGQERCIYVFSQKEFERIHEQMRQAPLSSRQARDYMRVFLSGASDEVPDKQGRVTIPPALREYAGLGRELAVIGAGTRAEIWDAQAWNQYLEEQENSFSDTDEDAIPGIF encoded by the coding sequence GTGTTCCTTGGCACTCACTCGCCGCGTCTCGACGAAAAAGGCCGCATCATCCTGCCGGCCAAGTTCCGCGAGGAACTGGCCAACGGACTGGTCCTGACAAGGGGCCAGGAGCGCTGCATCTACGTCTTCAGCCAGAAGGAATTCGAACGTATTCACGAGCAGATGCGGCAGGCTCCACTGTCCAGCCGTCAGGCCCGCGATTACATGCGTGTCTTTCTGTCTGGAGCCTCTGATGAGGTACCCGACAAGCAGGGGCGCGTGACGATTCCGCCGGCGCTCCGGGAGTATGCGGGTCTGGGACGGGAGCTGGCCGTGATCGGCGCAGGCACCCGGGCCGAGATCTGGGACGCCCAGGCCTGGAACCAGTACCTCGAGGAGCAGGAGAACTCCTTCTCCGACACGGACGAAGACGCGATCCCCGGGATCTTCTGA
- the mraY gene encoding phospho-N-acetylmuramoyl-pentapeptide-transferase: MIALLTGAGMALLFSLVGTPAFIRLLVKRGYGQIIRDDGPTSHHTKRGTPTMGGAVWVCSVVLAYFLTHLLMWLMNPHTSGPTASGLLLLGLTVGMGLVGFLDDFKKISKQQSLGLTAKGKLILQGVVGISFALLALAFPDENGLTPASYNISLVRDIPWLNLAFGGTVVGAVLFVIWSNFLVTAASNGVNLTDGLDGLASGAAIMVFGAYILIGIWQRKYACPVVDPGVPCYEVRDPLDLSILAAIMSAALVGFLWWNTKPAKIFMGDTGSLAIGAAVAGFAILTRTELLLALIGGLFVIISLSVILQVGYFKLSGGKRIFKMAPLQHHFELKGWQETTVVVRFWILAGLFVGLGLCVFYADWLSAP, from the coding sequence GTGATTGCCCTGTTGACCGGCGCTGGAATGGCGCTCCTGTTCTCCCTGGTGGGGACCCCTGCCTTCATCCGTCTTCTCGTGAAGCGCGGCTACGGCCAGATCATCCGCGACGACGGACCCACGTCGCACCACACCAAGCGCGGCACCCCCACCATGGGCGGCGCCGTGTGGGTCTGCTCCGTGGTGCTGGCGTACTTCCTGACCCATCTGCTGATGTGGCTCATGAACCCGCACACGAGCGGTCCGACAGCATCCGGCCTGCTCCTGCTCGGCCTGACAGTGGGCATGGGCCTGGTCGGGTTCCTCGACGACTTCAAGAAGATCTCCAAGCAGCAGAGCCTGGGGCTCACCGCCAAGGGCAAGCTCATCCTGCAGGGGGTGGTGGGCATCAGCTTCGCACTGCTCGCCCTCGCCTTCCCGGACGAGAACGGCCTGACGCCGGCGTCCTACAACATCTCCCTGGTGCGGGACATCCCGTGGCTGAACCTCGCGTTCGGCGGGACCGTGGTGGGCGCGGTGCTGTTCGTGATCTGGTCGAACTTCCTGGTCACCGCGGCGTCCAACGGCGTGAACCTGACGGACGGGCTCGACGGCCTGGCCTCGGGCGCCGCCATCATGGTGTTCGGCGCTTACATCCTGATCGGCATCTGGCAGCGCAAGTACGCCTGCCCCGTGGTGGATCCCGGGGTGCCGTGTTACGAGGTGCGTGACCCGCTGGATCTGAGCATCCTGGCGGCCATCATGAGCGCCGCCCTGGTGGGCTTCCTCTGGTGGAACACCAAGCCGGCCAAGATCTTCATGGGTGACACGGGCTCCCTGGCCATCGGCGCCGCCGTCGCCGGCTTCGCCATCCTCACCCGCACCGAACTGCTGCTGGCCCTGATCGGCGGCCTGTTCGTGATCATCTCCCTCTCGGTCATCCTCCAGGTGGGTTACTTCAAGCTCAGCGGTGGCAAGCGCATCTTCAAGATGGCCCCGCTGCAGCACCACTTCGAGCTCAAGGGCTGGCAGGAGACCACGGTGGTGGTTCGGTTCTGGATCCTCGCCGGTCTCTTCGTGGGTCTGGGCCTGTGCGTGTTCTACGCGGATTGGCTGAGCGCCCCGTGA
- a CDS encoding UDP-N-acetylmuramoyl-tripeptide--D-alanyl-D-alanine ligase yields the protein MIDFTAAEIAQITGGELAANPHLTPASVVTDSREASPGSLYVAKAGEQADGHDFIGSAVASGAVLTLAERLVTDESGLPYPSVIVPDAVLAMGALAAAAVERIRQARAQRGEPFSVVGITGSAGKTTTKDLLAGILSAQGPTVAPQGSYNGEVGVPLTVFQATADTRYLVIEMGATGIGHIEYLCGMVRPEVGVVLCVGTAHAGEFGGVENIAIAKGELAEAIPADGTVILNLDDGRVAAMRNRAVAPVLGFSADGSADAGVRAENLTLDDAGQPVFDAHFPDGSTHAVSSQLIGLHHVNNLLAAAAAAYALGVPPEEIAASLSSQKASSRWRMERTERPDGVTVINDAYNANPESMRAALKTLAQLGRERRTWAVLGAMLELGEDSIREHTAVGTQVVRLNIDQLLVVGQEARALYISAINEGSWGSEALFAADLDEAEAILDEQLLPGDLVLFKSSNGVGLRHLGDRIALRGQATSAAPASASTHGPTLGGEGSEQL from the coding sequence ATGATTGACTTCACAGCGGCTGAAATCGCCCAGATCACGGGCGGCGAACTGGCCGCCAATCCCCATCTGACCCCGGCATCCGTCGTCACCGACTCGCGGGAGGCGAGCCCCGGTTCGCTCTACGTGGCCAAGGCGGGTGAGCAGGCCGACGGGCATGACTTCATCGGTTCCGCTGTCGCCTCCGGCGCAGTCCTGACGCTCGCCGAACGCCTCGTGACGGACGAGAGCGGACTGCCGTACCCGAGCGTGATCGTCCCTGACGCGGTGCTCGCCATGGGCGCGCTGGCGGCGGCCGCCGTCGAGCGCATCCGGCAGGCCCGGGCACAGCGTGGCGAGCCGTTCTCCGTGGTGGGCATCACCGGCTCCGCCGGCAAGACCACCACCAAGGACCTCCTGGCCGGCATCCTGTCCGCCCAGGGACCCACCGTGGCGCCGCAGGGCTCCTACAACGGTGAGGTGGGCGTCCCGCTCACGGTGTTCCAGGCCACCGCGGACACCCGCTATCTCGTGATCGAGATGGGCGCCACGGGCATCGGCCACATCGAATACCTGTGCGGCATGGTCCGCCCGGAGGTCGGCGTGGTCCTGTGCGTCGGCACCGCCCACGCCGGGGAGTTCGGCGGGGTGGAGAACATCGCGATCGCCAAGGGCGAGCTCGCCGAGGCGATCCCGGCGGACGGCACCGTGATCCTCAACCTCGACGACGGCCGTGTCGCCGCCATGCGGAACCGCGCCGTCGCGCCGGTTCTCGGGTTCAGCGCGGACGGCTCGGCGGACGCCGGCGTGCGCGCGGAGAACCTCACCCTGGACGACGCCGGGCAGCCCGTCTTCGACGCGCATTTCCCGGACGGCTCCACCCATGCCGTCTCCTCGCAGCTCATCGGGCTGCACCACGTGAACAACCTCCTGGCCGCCGCGGCCGCGGCCTACGCCCTGGGCGTCCCGCCGGAGGAGATCGCCGCGTCGCTCAGCAGCCAGAAGGCCTCGAGCCGCTGGCGGATGGAGCGCACCGAGCGCCCCGACGGCGTGACGGTGATTAACGACGCGTACAACGCCAACCCCGAATCGATGCGCGCCGCGCTGAAGACGCTCGCCCAGCTGGGCCGGGAGCGCCGGACGTGGGCCGTGCTCGGCGCCATGCTGGAACTCGGCGAGGACTCGATCCGCGAGCACACCGCCGTCGGGACCCAGGTGGTGCGCCTGAACATCGACCAGCTTCTGGTGGTCGGCCAGGAGGCGCGGGCGCTCTACATCTCGGCCATCAACGAAGGGTCGTGGGGGAGCGAAGCGCTCTTCGCCGCGGACCTCGACGAGGCCGAGGCGATCCTCGACGAGCAGCTGCTCCCGGGCGATCTGGTGCTCTTCAAATCGTCGAATGGCGTTGGGCTGAGGCATCTGGGTGATCGGATAGCATTACGTGGACAGGCCACTTCCGCTGCGCCCGCGTCCGCCTCGACGCATGGACCGACGCTCGGCGGGGAAGGGAGCGAACAGCTGTGA
- a CDS encoding DUF3040 domain-containing protein — MPLSEHEQRLLEQLERQLHEDDPKFASQMEQGAAHRWSTKRLVIGAFAVVAGILVLLLGVTLQNIVVGVLGFLVMGGGVYFATSKGKGLSPASGHRDTGARASRPRSGFMEDLEQRWEQRRREEP; from the coding sequence ATGCCGCTCTCGGAGCATGAACAGAGGCTGCTCGAGCAGCTGGAGCGCCAGCTGCATGAGGACGATCCCAAGTTCGCCAGTCAGATGGAACAGGGCGCCGCTCATCGCTGGTCCACCAAGCGCCTGGTGATCGGTGCATTCGCCGTCGTGGCGGGCATCCTGGTCCTGCTGCTCGGCGTCACCCTGCAGAACATCGTGGTGGGCGTGCTCGGCTTCCTGGTCATGGGCGGCGGCGTCTACTTCGCCACCAGCAAGGGCAAGGGTCTCAGCCCGGCTTCCGGCCACCGTGACACGGGGGCTCGCGCCTCTCGCCCGCGATCCGGATTCATGGAAGACCTGGAGCAGCGCTGGGAGCAGCGCCGCCGCGAAGAACCCTGA
- the dinB gene encoding DNA polymerase IV: MEARELERWRKCSILHVDMDAFFVSVEQRENPALVGRPVIVGFPADRSVVLSASYEARAFGVRSAMPMSQAYARCPQAVIVPPRHELYYEVSAQLMDLFRSYTDAVEQLSVDEAFLDVSGALRRVGSPVEIAQDIRRRVRSELGVSASVGIAGTKFLAKIASTRSKPDGLLVIEPEQQLEYLHSLPVKALWGVGGKSEQQLARLGLSTVADVAATPLPVLRKAFGAMGEHIHALAWGRDPRPVTPERVDKSMSAETTFAEDTRDAAALHRALLSLSHRVARRLRSGEVSAGGVALKLRYADFSTITRSRRLDYATDSGAKLYELSRMLLDAVGPLPQPIRLIGVRADHLESGSGAVQLSFDRQDDNWRKVEKSLDEVRDKFGNSGLTPARLLGARSRNRPGTESPPEKAG, from the coding sequence ATGGAGGCGCGGGAACTGGAGAGGTGGAGGAAATGCAGCATCCTCCACGTGGACATGGACGCCTTCTTCGTCTCTGTGGAGCAGCGCGAGAATCCCGCGCTCGTCGGCCGTCCGGTGATCGTCGGCTTCCCGGCGGACCGCTCCGTCGTCCTCTCGGCGTCCTACGAGGCGCGGGCTTTCGGGGTTCGCTCCGCCATGCCGATGTCCCAGGCCTATGCCCGCTGCCCGCAGGCGGTGATCGTCCCACCCCGGCACGAGCTGTACTACGAGGTGTCGGCGCAGCTCATGGATCTCTTCCGTTCTTATACGGACGCCGTGGAGCAGCTCAGCGTGGACGAGGCGTTCCTGGATGTGTCCGGTGCGCTCCGCCGCGTCGGGTCGCCGGTGGAGATCGCACAGGACATTCGGCGCCGCGTCCGCTCCGAACTGGGGGTCTCCGCCTCCGTGGGCATCGCCGGCACCAAGTTCCTGGCCAAGATCGCGTCCACCCGGTCCAAACCGGACGGGTTGCTCGTGATCGAGCCGGAGCAGCAGCTCGAGTACCTGCACTCGCTTCCGGTGAAGGCGCTCTGGGGCGTCGGCGGCAAGTCCGAGCAGCAGCTGGCCCGGCTGGGACTCAGCACGGTGGCGGATGTGGCCGCGACGCCGCTTCCCGTGCTGCGCAAGGCCTTCGGGGCCATGGGGGAGCACATCCACGCGCTGGCCTGGGGGAGGGACCCGCGCCCGGTGACTCCTGAGCGCGTCGACAAGAGCATGAGCGCCGAGACGACGTTCGCCGAGGACACCCGTGACGCGGCCGCGCTCCACCGGGCCTTGCTCTCCTTGTCCCATCGGGTGGCCCGGAGGCTCCGTTCCGGGGAGGTGTCGGCGGGCGGCGTCGCGCTCAAGCTGAGATATGCCGATTTCAGCACGATCACCCGGAGCCGCAGGCTCGACTACGCCACGGATTCGGGCGCCAAGCTCTATGAGCTCTCCCGGATGCTGCTCGACGCCGTGGGCCCGCTGCCTCAGCCGATCCGGCTGATCGGGGTGCGGGCGGATCACCTGGAATCCGGTTCGGGTGCGGTGCAGCTGAGTTTCGACCGGCAGGACGACAACTGGCGCAAGGTGGAGAAGAGCCTGGACGAGGTGCGCGACAAGTTCGGGAACTCCGGGCTCACTCCTGCCCGGCTCCTCGGTGCCAGGAGCCGGAACCGCCCCGGAACGGAAAGTCCTCCTGAAAAGGCGGGATGA
- a CDS encoding Rv2175c family DNA-binding protein, whose product MSNVESLVGEWLPLPDVAEILDVKISRVHGLIDERALVALKVGERKIRSVPAEFVKDGEVLDSLKGTIAVLKDSGFTDEELITWLFTEDESLPGRPVDALRAGRKTEIRRRASALAW is encoded by the coding sequence GTGAGCAATGTTGAATCCCTGGTGGGCGAATGGCTGCCGTTGCCGGATGTGGCGGAAATCCTTGATGTGAAGATCTCCCGGGTCCACGGGCTGATCGACGAGCGCGCCCTGGTGGCGCTGAAGGTGGGCGAGCGGAAGATCCGCAGCGTGCCCGCCGAGTTCGTGAAGGACGGGGAGGTCCTGGACTCCCTCAAGGGGACCATCGCGGTCCTGAAGGACTCCGGATTCACCGACGAGGAGCTGATCACCTGGCTCTTCACAGAGGACGAGTCCCTGCCGGGCCGCCCGGTGGACGCCCTGCGGGCCGGCCGCAAGACCGAGATCCGTCGCCGCGCCTCCGCACTGGCCTGGTGA
- a CDS encoding UDP-N-acetylmuramoyl-L-alanyl-D-glutamate--2,6-diaminopimelate ligase yields MSEHEANPADRSGAGQERKARVFRPQTPPAVALGRLAESLGLDAGPQADVVISGITNDSRSVLPGDLYVALPGAHRHGADFSAQAVADGAVAVLTDEDGARLLAWDSAVESVPVLIHAEPRAVVGRLAATIYGNGPEDGLRRFGVTGTNGKTTTSYFVNALLRGLGVVPGLIGTIEILAGDEAIPSVLTTPESSDVQALMARMRQHGLGAVTMEVSSHALQFHRVDGVLFDVAGFTNLTQDHLDLHGSMDEYFATKGLLFTPEHASTGVVIVDDSWGRLFAEASRIPVTRLAVAPDSAVDADWSVQDVVSRGALGSEFALHGPDGAVLRARVPLPGGFNVANAALAIVMVLSSGVSVEEMAGVLAGGDPLSVQVPGRMQVVATEPRAIVDFAHNPDALERALQAVRSPDGSGKVIVVFGATGERDAGKRPVMGATAVRGADVVIVTDDDPHDEDPAAIRSEVIAGAFQARDQERPDVLVEESFPRDEAIRRAVELAGPQDTILVAGRGHEVWQEVKGVNIALDDREELRAALAARGFRDSTTND; encoded by the coding sequence GTGTCAGAGCATGAAGCCAACCCCGCGGACCGGTCCGGCGCCGGGCAGGAACGCAAGGCCCGGGTCTTCCGGCCTCAGACGCCCCCTGCCGTAGCTCTGGGACGGCTCGCGGAGAGCCTCGGCCTGGATGCCGGCCCACAGGCGGACGTGGTGATCTCCGGCATCACGAACGACTCGCGCAGTGTCCTGCCCGGTGATCTGTACGTGGCGCTGCCCGGCGCCCATCGGCATGGCGCGGACTTCTCGGCGCAGGCCGTCGCGGACGGAGCGGTCGCGGTGCTTACGGATGAGGACGGCGCCCGCCTGCTGGCCTGGGACAGCGCCGTGGAGAGCGTGCCGGTGCTGATCCATGCCGAGCCCCGCGCCGTCGTCGGGCGGCTGGCCGCCACGATCTACGGCAATGGTCCCGAGGACGGCCTGCGGCGCTTCGGCGTGACGGGGACGAACGGCAAGACCACCACGAGCTACTTCGTCAACGCGCTGCTCCGCGGCCTCGGCGTGGTCCCCGGGCTGATCGGGACCATTGAGATCCTGGCCGGCGACGAGGCGATCCCGAGCGTGCTGACCACTCCCGAATCCAGCGATGTGCAGGCCCTCATGGCCCGCATGCGCCAGCACGGCCTGGGCGCCGTGACGATGGAGGTGTCCTCCCACGCGCTGCAGTTCCACCGGGTGGACGGGGTGCTGTTCGACGTCGCCGGTTTCACGAATCTGACGCAGGACCACCTGGACCTCCACGGCAGCATGGACGAGTACTTCGCCACGAAGGGCCTGCTTTTCACCCCCGAGCACGCGTCGACCGGCGTCGTGATCGTGGACGACTCCTGGGGCCGCCTCTTCGCCGAGGCGAGCCGCATCCCGGTGACCCGGCTCGCCGTCGCCCCCGACAGCGCCGTCGACGCCGACTGGAGCGTGCAGGACGTCGTCAGCCGCGGCGCCCTGGGCTCCGAGTTCGCTCTCCACGGCCCTGACGGCGCCGTGCTCAGGGCCCGCGTCCCGCTGCCCGGCGGCTTCAACGTGGCCAACGCGGCGCTGGCGATCGTCATGGTGCTCAGCTCCGGCGTCTCCGTCGAGGAGATGGCCGGCGTGCTCGCGGGCGGTGATCCGCTGTCCGTCCAGGTCCCGGGCCGCATGCAGGTGGTGGCGACCGAGCCGCGCGCGATCGTCGACTTCGCCCACAATCCCGACGCCTTGGAACGCGCCCTGCAGGCCGTCCGCTCGCCCGACGGAAGCGGCAAGGTGATCGTCGTGTTCGGAGCCACCGGGGAGCGCGACGCCGGCAAGCGCCCCGTCATGGGCGCCACGGCAGTGCGGGGCGCGGACGTGGTCATCGTCACCGATGACGACCCGCATGACGAGGACCCGGCGGCCATTCGTTCCGAGGTCATCGCCGGTGCGTTCCAGGCCCGTGATCAGGAGCGCCCCGACGTCCTCGTGGAGGAGTCGTTCCCCCGGGACGAGGCCATCCGCCGGGCCGTGGAGCTCGCAGGGCCGCAGGACACGATCCTCGTCGCGGGACGCGGACACGAGGTCTGGCAGGAGGTCAAGGGCGTGAACATCGCGCTCGATGACCGGGAGGAACTCCGGGCCGCTCTGGCGGCGCGTGGATTCCGTGATTCGACGACGAACGACTAG